A window from Citrus sinensis cultivar Valencia sweet orange chromosome 5, DVS_A1.0, whole genome shotgun sequence encodes these proteins:
- the LOC127902153 gene encoding putative UDP-glucuronate:xylan alpha-glucuronosyltransferase 4, whose product MAAASSSSSSNKPTNFIQKLFIISLLLLSFSLFLVILSFKPKQQPHLAYEPNNKYNTNHLIHRPKWLDIVEKHINGHKIKVGLVNINDDDDDDYNSVRGDMHAETVHVRFDHVGEDKKWEDFFPEWIDEDHKWAPPACPDIPMPAQDYRYLDVIAARIPCGGNGDGGGGMRDVFRLQVNLVVANLAVESGWLKPDVDRAVYVVFVGSCGAMVEMFRCDDLVEYAGDYWVYKPDLRRLKHKVLMPVGSCQIASAYAQTGKEIWRYFMSQARLAKLNYTTYHQREAYVTVLHSSEAYVCGAIALAQSIIQKNSTRDLVLLHDKSISGKSLRGLRAAGWKTKWISRIRSPFSKKDSYNEWNYSKLTVWQLTEYDKIIFIDSDLLVLKNIDEFFFYPELSAAGNDKVLFNSGVMVIEPSLCKFEDMMLKSFKVSSYNGGDQGFLNEVFTWWHRLPKRINNLKVFSKQDDKEHQVGDGLYAIHYLGLKPWMCYKDYDCNWDMVSRHVFASDSAHKKWWQVYYAMPKKLQQYCALTKHMDKRIKKWRRIAENASLANGHWKIKPKDPRQYHIVDNK is encoded by the exons ATGGCTGCggcttcatcatcatcttcttctaaCAAACCCACAAATTTCATTCAAAAGCTCTTCAtaatctctcttcttctcctctCCTTCTCGCTTTTCCTTGTCATTTTGTCATTCAAACCTAAACAACAACCCCATTTGGCTTACGagccaaataataaatataatactaaccACTTAATACACAGACCCAAATGGCTCGATATTGTCGAAAAACATATCAACGgtcacaaaattaaagttgGTTTAGTAAATATAAACGACGACGACGATGATGATTATAATAGCGTACGTGGTGACATGCATGCTGAAACTGTTCACGTACGTTTCGACCATGTGGGTGAGGATAAAAAGTGGGAAGACTTTTTCCCGGAGTGGATTGATGAAGATCACAAGTGGGCCCCACCGGCGTGCCCGGATATACCCATGCCGGCGCAGGATTACCGGTACCTCGACGTGATAGCGGCTAGGATTCCCTGCGGAGGGAACGGAGATGGAGGTGGTGGGATGAGGGATGTGTTTAGGTTGCAAGTGAATCTCGTGGTGGCGAATCTAGCGGTGGAGAGTGGGTGGTTGAAACCTGATGTTGATCGGGCGGTGTACGTTGTCTTTGTGGGTTCTTGTGGGGCCATGGTGGAGATGTTCAGGTGCGATGATCTTGTGGAGTATGCAGGGGATTATTGGGTTTATAAGCCTGACTTGAGGAGATTGAAACATAAAGTATTGATGCCTGTTGGGTCATGCCAAATTGCTTCTGCTTATGCTCAAACTG GCAAAGAAATATGGAGATATTTTATGTCACAAGCAAGACTAGCAAAACTGAACTACACAACGTACCATCAAAGAGAAGCTTATGTAACCGTCCTACATTCATCAGAAGCTTATGTATGTGGTGCAATAGCTTTAGCGCAAAGCATAATCCAAAAAAACTCGACTAGAGATCTCGTTCTCCTTCATGATAAATCAATAAGTGGCAAGTCTCTCCGTGGCCTGAGAGCTGCCGGATGGAAAACCAAGTGGATTTCGCGCATACGTAGCCCCTTTTCCAAGAAAGATTCGTACAATGAGTGGAATTATAGCAAGCTTACAGTATGGCAACTCACtgaatatgataaaattatcttcattGATTCTGATCTTTTAGTACTCAAAAACATCGATGAATTCTTCTTTTACCCTGAATTATCAGCAGCAGGTAATGACAAAGTGTTGTTCAATTCTGGGGTGATGGTGATTGAGCCATCATTGTGCAAGTTTGAAGATATGATGCTCAAAAGCTTTAAGGTTTCGTCATACAATGGAGGTGACCAGGGATTTCTTAATGAAGTGTTCACATGGTGGCATAGGTTGCCTAAGAGAATCAACAATTTGAAGGTGTTTTCAAAGCAAGACGATAAGGAACATCAAGTGGGTGATGGTCTTTATGCAATTCATTATCTGGGGTTAAAGCCATGGATGTGTTACAAGGACTATGATTGCAATTGGGACATGGTGAGTCGCCATGTATTTGCCAGTGATTCAGCTCATAAGAAATGGTGGCAAGTTTATTATGCAATGCCTAAGAAATTGCAACAGTACTGTGCATTAACAAAGCATATGGATAAAAGGATTaagaaatggagaagaatTGCTGAGAATGCAAGTTTGGCTAATGGGCACTGGAAGATTAAGCCGAAAGATCCCAGGCAATATCATATTGTTGATAACAAATGA
- the LOC127902151 gene encoding putative disease resistance protein RGA3: protein MVDAILSPILEQLISMAVEEAKEQVRLVTGVEKEVEKLTSNFRSIRAVLNDAEKRQVKEETVRLWLDQLRDVSYNMEDLLGEWSTARLKLQIDGVDDDPENDALVCLEKVCSFFSPASCFGCKQLVLRRDIALNIKEINETLDDIAKQKDQFGFAVNVIKSNERADQRVPSISRIDVSKIFGREKEKNDLVNRLLCESSEEQKGPCIISLVGMGGIGKTTLAQFAYNNRDVDKNFEKRIWVCVSDPFDEFRIARAIIESLTDSAPNVGEFQSLMQYFEKHVAGKKFLLVLDDVWNEDYSKWEPFYNCLKSGFHGSKILITTRKETVACIMGSTHVISVNVLSEMECWSVFQSLAISGKTIGKRENLEKIGREIVKKCKGLPLAAKTIASLLLSKNTEKEWQNILESEIWELEAIEKGLLAPLLLSYKELPSKVKRCFSYCAVLPKDYKIWKHKLIELWMAQGYLSEKGAKEMEDIGEEYFNILANRSFFQDFDRGDDGEISTCKMHDIVHDFAQYLYSNECLTVEIHSGEELAISSFGKKKILHLLLTLRRGASVPISIWGNVKGLRGLRSLLVESDEYSWSSEVLPQLFEKFTCLRALKLEVREPWFQIRKNFIKEIPTNIEKLIHLKYLSLCGQTEIEKLPETLCELYNLECLDVSECRNLRELPQGIGRLRKLMYIDNDDTDSLRYLPVGIGELIRLRRVTKFVVGGGYGRACSLGSLKKLNLLRDCRIRGLGGVSDAGEARRAELEKKKNLSHLELYFEEDEDERLLEALGPPPNLKKLEIHKYRGRRNVVPKNWIMSLTNLRVLRLWGCRNCEHLPPWENCRPLKILKFAE from the coding sequence atGGTTGATGCGATCCTTTCCCCTATCTTGGAGCAGCTGATTTCAATGGCTGTTGAAGAGGCGAAGGAACAAGTGAGGCTGGTAACGGGCGTCGAAAAGGAAGTGGAGAAGCTGACCAGCAATTTCCGATCCATTCGAGCTGTGCTGAATGATGCAGAGAAAAGGCAAGTAAAGGAGGAAACTGTCAGACTCTGGCTCGATCAACTCAGAGACGTATCTTACAACATGGAAGATTTGTTAGGTGAGTGGAGCACTGCAAGACTCAAACTGCAAATCGATGGAGTGGATGATGATCCTGAGAATGATGCTCTCGTTTGTTTGGAGAAGGTATGTTCCTTCTTTTCTCCTGCCTCTTGCTTTGGCTGCAAACAACTTGTCTTACGTCGTGACATTGCTCTgaatataaaagaaatcaatgaaaCTCTTGATGATATTGCCAAACAGAAAGACCAGTTTGGTTTTGCTGTGAATGTTATTAAGAGTAATGAGAGAGCCGATCAACGAGTACCAAGTATCTCCCGAATTGATGTGTCCAAGATATTTggtagagaaaaagagaagaacgATCTGGTTAATAGGCTGTTATGTGAGAGTAGTGAAGAGCAGAAAGGCCCCTGTATCATCTCACTTGTTGGGATGGGGGGAATAGGCAAAACTACTCTTGCTCAATTTGCCTACAACAACCGTGATGTTGacaagaattttgaaaaaagaatatgGGTCTGTGTGTCAGATCCTTTTGATGAGTTTAGAATCGCTAGAGCAATCATTGAGTCTCTAACAGATTCTGCCCCTAATGTTGGTGAGTTTCAATCTCTCatgcaatattttgaaaaacatgTTGCCgggaaaaaatttcttcttgtcttAGACGACGTGTGGAACGAAGATTACTCTAAATGGGAACCATTCTACAACTGTTTAAAGAGTGGTTTCCAtggaagtaaaattttaattaccaCACGTAAAGAAACAGTTGCCTGTATTATGGGATCAACTCATGTTATCTCTGTCAATGTATTGTCTGAAATGGAATGCTGGTCGGTGTTTCAGTCGTTGGCGATTTCTGGTAAGACCATAGGAAAAcgtgaaaatttagaaaaaattggtAGAGAAATTGTAAAAAAGTGCAAGGGCTTACCTTTAGCTGCAAAGACAATTGCTAGTCTCTTGCTGTCTAAAAACACTGAAAAAGAATGGCAAAATATCTTAGAGAGTGAGATATGGGAACTAGAAGCAATTGAGAAAGGCCTTTTAGCCCCTCTATTGTTGAGTTACAAAGAATTACCCTCCAAGGTAAAGCGTTGTTTCTCATATTGTGCCGTCTTGCCGAAAGACTATAAAATATGGAAGCATAAGTTAATTGAACTATGGATGGCACAAGGTTATCTTAGTGAGAAAGGAGCCAAAGAGATGGAGGATATTGGTGAAGAGTATTTCAACATCTTAGCTAACCGTTCATTCTTTCAGGATTTTGACAGAGGTGATGATGGTGAAATCTCTACTTGCAAAATGCACGATATCGTGCACGACTTTGCCCAATATTTATATAGTAATGAATGTTTAACTGTAGAAATTCATAGTGGTGAAGAGTTAGCTATTAGCTCTTTCGGGAAGAAAAAAATCCTTCATTTACTGTTAACTCTACGTAGGGGGGCTTCGGTTCCGATCTCCATTTGGGGTAATGTTAAAGGATTGCGAGGATTGCGTAGCCTCTTAGttgaaagtgatgaatattcatgGTCTAGCGAAGTCCTAcctcaattatttgaaaaatttacttgtttaagGGCATTAAAATTAGAGGTGCGTGAACCGTGGTTTCAGATTCGTAAGAATTTCATCAAGGAAATTCCaacaaatatagaaaaattgatACATTTGAAATACCTTAGTTTGTGCGGTCAAACGGAGATAGAAAAATTACCGGAGACGTTGTGTGAGTTGTATAATTTAGAATGTTTAGATGTTAGTGAATGTCGAAATCTTAGAGAATTACCTCAAGGGATTGGGAGGTTAAGAAAGCTGATGTATATAGACAATGATGACACTGATTCTTTAAGATACCTGCCGGTAGGGATTGGGGAATTAATCAGGCTTCGGAGGGTGACGAAGTTTGTTGTGGGCGGAGGATATGGCAGAGCATGTAGCCTTGGGTCTCTTAAAAAGCTTAACCTCCTTCGAGACTGCAGGATACGTGGGCTGGGTGGTGTGTCAGATGCGGGGGAGGCTAGAAGGGctgaacttgagaaaaagaaaaatctttctCATTTGGAACTCTATTTTGAGGAGGATGAAGATGAACGGcttcttgaagccttgggaccACCtcctaatttaaagaaattagagATACATAAATACAGAGGCAGGAGGAATGTTGTTCCCAAAAATTGGATCATGTCACTAACCAATTTGAGGGTTTTACGTCTCTGGGGGTGCAGAAATTGTGAGCATTTGCCTCCTTGGGAAAATTGCCGTCCCTTGAAGATCTTGAAATTTGCAGAATGA